From the genome of Chania multitudinisentens RB-25, one region includes:
- a CDS encoding LacI family DNA-binding transcriptional regulator, translating to MVTLEDVAALAGVSRATVSRVVNGDNNVRPLTRNKVAQAIAELSYTPNPAARALASKHSNTLGLVTTSYRGGFFGALMDFVQTEAESHGKQLLVTQGRNSAENELLAIQRLFSLRCDGVILHVRSLSDDQLRQLATEQRRFVLLDRLVPGLEDRCVTFDHIRASQMATQQLINAGHQRIACISGPAQRASSQLRLQGFLAAMQAANLQPVGCLEGVYDLESGYQCADQLLRHEILPSAIYCCNEEMAIGALLAIKEHHLRVPQDIALICYDSGERAPFVRPALTSVHFPITEMAQYATRLLINPLTPVEQFEPEIIHRDSITVAGGN from the coding sequence ATGGTGACACTGGAAGATGTCGCAGCATTAGCCGGGGTATCTCGTGCCACGGTGTCACGCGTCGTGAATGGTGACAACAATGTCAGGCCACTCACCCGTAATAAAGTGGCACAGGCCATTGCTGAACTGAGCTATACCCCCAATCCGGCAGCCAGAGCCCTGGCTTCCAAACACAGCAACACGCTGGGCCTGGTGACCACCTCTTACCGCGGAGGTTTCTTTGGTGCGTTGATGGATTTTGTGCAAACCGAGGCCGAATCCCACGGGAAGCAATTGCTTGTGACCCAAGGCCGCAACAGTGCAGAGAATGAGCTACTGGCCATTCAACGTCTATTCAGCCTGCGTTGCGACGGCGTGATCCTGCACGTGCGCTCTCTTTCCGATGACCAACTCCGCCAATTAGCCACAGAGCAGCGCCGTTTTGTCTTGTTAGATCGCCTGGTGCCGGGGTTGGAAGATCGCTGCGTGACCTTTGATCACATACGTGCCAGCCAGATGGCTACACAGCAGCTTATCAATGCTGGCCACCAGCGTATTGCCTGCATCAGCGGCCCGGCACAACGAGCCTCTAGTCAACTACGGTTACAGGGGTTTCTTGCTGCCATGCAGGCCGCCAATCTGCAACCGGTCGGCTGCCTGGAAGGAGTTTACGATCTGGAAAGCGGTTATCAATGCGCCGACCAATTACTGCGCCATGAAATCCTGCCAAGCGCTATCTATTGCTGTAACGAAGAAATGGCGATTGGTGCTTTGCTGGCAATTAAAGAACACCATCTGCGCGTACCGCAAGACATCGCACTGATTTGCTATGACAGTGGTGAACGTGCGCCTTTTGTGCGCCCGGCGCTGACCAGTGTGCATTTCCCTATTACCGAGATGGCACAATATGCCACCCGCCTGTTGATCAACCCACTCACGCCGGTAGAGCAGTTTGAGCCAGAAATTATCCACCGGGATTCAATCACGGTAGCTGGTGGAAATTAA
- a CDS encoding cytosine deaminase: MANHPVKFLDNLRLSGREGLWQLAIEQGRIAGIIRQPVGLERQANSLDAQGGLALPAFVEPHIHLDTTQTAGQPSWNQSGTLFEGIERWAERKALLTHDDVKQRAWQTLKWQIANGVQYVRTHVDVSDPTLTALRAMLEVKQEVAPWVTLQIVAFPQEGILSYPDGESLLEEALRLGADVVGAIPHFEFTREYGVESLHKAFALAQRYDRLVDVHCDEIDDEQSRFVETVAALALKLEMGSKVTASHTTAMHSYNGAYTSRLFRLLKLSGINFVANPLVNIHLQGRFDSYPKRRGITRVKEMLAAGINVCFGHDDVFDPWYPLGTANMLQVLHMGLHVCQLMGYDQINEGLNLITTHSARTMHIEDYGLEVGNQANLVILPAESGFDAVRRQTPVRYSIRHGVVIAETQPAETTLYLQDPEKVDFRR, encoded by the coding sequence GTGGCAAATCATCCAGTGAAGTTTCTCGATAACCTGCGTTTGAGCGGGCGTGAAGGGCTGTGGCAACTGGCGATCGAGCAGGGGCGTATTGCCGGTATCATTCGGCAGCCTGTCGGGTTGGAGCGGCAGGCGAATAGCTTGGATGCCCAGGGCGGCTTGGCGTTGCCTGCGTTCGTTGAGCCACATATTCATCTGGATACCACCCAGACCGCCGGGCAGCCATCTTGGAATCAGTCGGGTACCTTGTTTGAAGGGATCGAGCGTTGGGCAGAACGCAAAGCGCTGCTGACCCACGACGACGTGAAGCAGCGTGCCTGGCAGACGCTGAAATGGCAGATTGCCAACGGTGTACAGTATGTGCGTACTCATGTCGATGTTTCTGATCCTACGTTAACCGCATTGCGCGCCATGCTTGAAGTGAAACAGGAAGTTGCTCCTTGGGTAACGCTGCAAATTGTTGCTTTTCCGCAGGAGGGGATACTTTCTTATCCTGATGGTGAATCCCTGCTGGAAGAGGCGTTGCGCTTAGGGGCCGATGTGGTGGGGGCGATCCCGCATTTTGAATTCACCCGGGAATATGGCGTGGAATCGCTGCATAAAGCGTTTGCTCTGGCACAGCGGTATGATCGGCTGGTGGATGTGCATTGTGACGAGATCGACGATGAGCAATCCCGTTTTGTCGAAACCGTCGCCGCGCTGGCGCTGAAGCTGGAGATGGGGAGCAAGGTGACCGCCAGCCATACCACGGCGATGCACTCTTACAATGGGGCATACACTTCGCGCTTGTTCCGCCTGTTGAAGCTGTCTGGGATTAACTTTGTGGCCAACCCACTGGTGAATATTCATTTACAGGGGCGCTTTGATAGCTATCCCAAACGGCGGGGCATCACAAGGGTAAAAGAGATGCTGGCCGCGGGCATCAACGTCTGTTTTGGTCATGACGATGTATTTGATCCGTGGTATCCGCTTGGCACCGCCAATATGTTGCAGGTTTTGCACATGGGGCTGCATGTTTGCCAATTGATGGGGTATGACCAGATCAATGAAGGGCTAAACCTGATCACCACGCACAGCGCCCGCACGATGCACATTGAGGATTATGGCCTTGAAGTGGGTAACCAGGCCAATCTGGTGATCCTACCCGCAGAAAGCGGTTTTGATGCGGTGCGCCGTCAAACGCCGGTGCGTTACTCCATTCGTCACGGCGTGGTGATTGCTGAAACCCAGCCAGCAGAAACTACGTTGTATTTGCAAGATCCAGAAAAAGTGGATTTCCGGCGCTAA
- a CDS encoding PTS sugar transporter subunit IIC has product MSLYTSLMRMVENHVAPLAGRIGSQRHIIAIRDGFICAMPFLIVGSLMLIVANPPFDATTTSRFGQAWLSFAKNHWDTITMPFFMTMGLMSVFVSIGAAYSLAKHYGLDALTAGLLSLMAFLLAAAPQADNKMSLDFLGGQGVFTALLCAIWSVELIRLLKKYNITIRMPEQVPPAIARSFELLYPVIGILLTVYPISILMQSEFQLLLPAAIMQVFQPLISVGDTLPAILLAVLIANLLWFAGIHGDNIVTGLLNPIFMANLATNAALVAQGAATTQTLTAPFWSFYVCIGGSGSTLVLAFLYMRSRSVHLRTIGKLSVVPAAFNINEPLLFGSPVVMNPTLFIPLIVVPMINATLAYFALNWDLVEKMVAMAPWTTPAPLGAMISASWDIRAALLVLVLMVINLAIWLPFFKVYEKQLLAQEHQSAETEHKAADPAAAQ; this is encoded by the coding sequence ATGAGCCTTTATACTTCCCTGATGCGCATGGTGGAAAATCATGTTGCCCCACTGGCTGGCCGGATCGGTAGCCAACGCCATATTATCGCCATTCGTGACGGTTTTATCTGTGCCATGCCATTCTTGATTGTCGGCAGTTTGATGTTAATCGTCGCTAATCCACCGTTTGACGCCACTACCACCTCCCGTTTTGGGCAAGCCTGGCTGAGCTTTGCTAAAAACCATTGGGATACCATCACCATGCCGTTTTTCATGACCATGGGTCTGATGAGCGTGTTCGTCTCAATAGGTGCTGCCTACAGCCTGGCAAAACACTACGGCCTGGATGCCTTAACCGCCGGGCTGTTATCGCTGATGGCATTTTTGCTGGCAGCGGCTCCGCAGGCCGATAACAAGATGTCCCTCGATTTTCTGGGGGGCCAAGGGGTCTTCACCGCCCTGCTCTGCGCTATCTGGTCAGTCGAGCTGATACGCCTGCTGAAAAAGTACAACATCACCATCCGCATGCCGGAACAGGTGCCACCGGCAATTGCGCGCTCGTTCGAACTGCTGTACCCGGTGATCGGCATTCTACTGACGGTGTACCCCATCAGCATTCTGATGCAGAGTGAATTCCAACTACTGCTGCCTGCCGCCATCATGCAGGTATTTCAGCCGCTGATCTCCGTCGGTGATACCTTGCCTGCCATTCTGCTGGCCGTGCTGATTGCCAATCTGCTGTGGTTTGCCGGTATTCACGGTGACAATATCGTGACCGGCCTGCTCAACCCGATCTTTATGGCTAACCTGGCGACCAACGCTGCTCTGGTGGCGCAAGGCGCGGCCACAACGCAAACTCTCACGGCACCATTCTGGTCGTTTTATGTCTGTATCGGGGGTTCTGGCTCCACGTTGGTACTGGCCTTCCTGTATATGCGTAGCCGATCGGTTCACCTGCGTACCATCGGCAAGTTAAGCGTAGTACCGGCAGCGTTCAACATTAACGAACCCTTGCTGTTCGGTTCGCCGGTGGTGATGAACCCGACGCTGTTTATCCCATTGATCGTCGTACCGATGATCAACGCTACGCTGGCCTACTTCGCTCTGAACTGGGATTTGGTGGAAAAAATGGTGGCGATGGCTCCTTGGACCACACCAGCACCGTTAGGAGCGATGATTTCTGCTTCCTGGGATATCCGCGCCGCCTTACTGGTGCTGGTATTGATGGTGATTAATCTGGCGATCTGGCTGCCCTTCTTCAAAGTGTACGAAAAACAATTATTAGCGCAGGAACACCAATCGGCCGAAACAGAGCATAAAGCTGCCGATCCCGCTGCCGCACAGTAA
- a CDS encoding PTS sugar transporter subunit IIB, with translation MTKIVLCCAAGMSTSMLVKRMQTEAQKRELNVEIVAVPAANFTAELPTASVVLLGPQVKYELARFTTLAKPHGLPIAVIDMMDYGTLRGDKVLDQALSLIA, from the coding sequence ATGACAAAGATTGTACTGTGTTGTGCCGCAGGAATGTCCACCAGCATGCTGGTCAAACGTATGCAAACCGAAGCGCAGAAACGTGAACTCAACGTGGAGATTGTCGCAGTGCCTGCTGCGAATTTTACTGCCGAATTGCCAACCGCCAGCGTCGTCTTACTGGGGCCGCAGGTAAAGTACGAACTGGCACGCTTCACCACTCTTGCCAAACCGCATGGCCTACCCATTGCTGTTATCGATATGATGGATTATGGCACCCTGCGCGGCGATAAAGTACTGGATCAGGCCCTCAGCCTGATAGCCTGA
- a CDS encoding phosphoglycolate phosphatase, with protein MADFSAIRGLAFDLDGTLVDSAPGLAAAIDLALAEMGLPLAGEARVGTWIGNGADVLVQRALRWAEADATPEHCQHMRGRFDHFYAQTVSSGSRLFPQVKETLCRLVELDYQMALVTNKPTPFVAPLLTSLGIIDIFSLIIGGDDVVAKKPHPAPLYLVFGKLGLRANEVLFVGDSRNDIQAAQAAGCPNVGLTYGYNYGEAIALSHPDRVLERFADLLPALGQSSIENQEI; from the coding sequence ATGGCTGATTTCAGCGCCATTCGTGGCTTGGCTTTCGATCTTGACGGTACGCTGGTTGACAGTGCTCCAGGGTTGGCGGCCGCTATCGATTTGGCGTTGGCAGAAATGGGGTTACCCTTGGCTGGTGAAGCGCGTGTCGGCACCTGGATCGGCAATGGGGCTGATGTACTGGTACAGCGTGCATTACGTTGGGCGGAAGCAGATGCTACGCCGGAGCACTGCCAGCACATGCGTGGGCGTTTCGATCATTTCTACGCACAAACCGTGAGCAGCGGTAGCCGCCTATTCCCGCAGGTGAAGGAAACCCTCTGCCGTCTGGTTGAACTTGACTATCAGATGGCGCTGGTGACCAACAAACCGACCCCCTTTGTGGCCCCGTTGCTGACTTCGCTCGGTATTATCGACATTTTCTCGCTGATTATCGGTGGTGATGATGTGGTGGCAAAAAAACCGCATCCCGCTCCCCTGTATCTGGTATTCGGTAAACTTGGCCTGCGGGCGAATGAGGTGTTGTTCGTTGGCGATTCACGCAACGATATTCAGGCGGCGCAGGCGGCAGGTTGCCCGAACGTTGGCCTGACTTACGGCTATAACTACGGTGAAGCGATTGCTCTGAGCCATCCTGACCGCGTGTTGGAACGCTTTGCCGATTTGTTGCCCGCTCTCGGGCAGTCATCTATAGAAAATCAGGAAATTTAA
- a CDS encoding 6-phospho-beta-glucosidase — protein sequence MSALKIAIIGGGSSYTPELVEGLIQRIEELPVTELALVDVEPGREKVAIIAALTQRMLARNGLEQVKVSVHFALDDAIRGAKFVLTQLRVGQLPARAADERLGLKYQLIGQETTGIGGFAKALRTIPVMMDIARKVEQLAPDAWIINFTNPAGIVTEAISRYTNAKIIGLCNVPISMHHMIADMLKTPYEQVQLQFAGLNHMVWVHQVLQNGQDVTSKVIDMLCNGATLTMNNIKEKPWPPEFLRAIGAIPCPYHRYFYQTKEMLEEEIASATEHGTRAEQVMKVEKELFELYADPHLDSKPEQLSFRGGSFYSKVALELIRAIHNNLGLQLIVNTANRGAIRGLPDDAVIETNCIVDAQGAHPLTFGKLPEPMHVLTQQVKAYERLTIEAAVHGDRRSGLLALVTNPLIANAQIAQPLLEEVLAINNAYLPQFK from the coding sequence ATGAGTGCGTTGAAAATCGCCATCATCGGCGGTGGCAGTAGCTACACACCGGAATTAGTAGAAGGCCTGATCCAGCGGATCGAAGAATTGCCCGTCACCGAACTGGCTTTAGTGGATGTTGAACCCGGCCGTGAGAAAGTGGCGATCATTGCGGCCTTAACCCAGCGCATGCTGGCACGTAACGGGCTGGAACAGGTGAAAGTCAGCGTCCACTTTGCGCTGGACGACGCCATTCGCGGTGCCAAATTCGTGCTGACTCAGCTTCGCGTCGGGCAATTACCGGCACGGGCCGCTGATGAGCGCCTGGGGCTGAAATACCAGTTAATCGGCCAGGAAACCACCGGTATCGGCGGTTTTGCCAAGGCCCTGCGCACTATCCCGGTCATGATGGACATTGCGCGTAAAGTGGAACAGTTGGCCCCCGATGCCTGGATTATCAACTTCACTAACCCGGCAGGTATCGTTACCGAAGCCATTTCGCGTTATACCAACGCGAAGATTATCGGCCTGTGTAATGTCCCTATCAGTATGCATCATATGATTGCCGACATGCTGAAAACCCCTTATGAACAGGTGCAGCTACAGTTCGCCGGGTTAAATCACATGGTTTGGGTGCATCAGGTACTGCAAAACGGCCAAGATGTTACCAGCAAGGTGATCGACATGTTATGCAACGGCGCAACCCTGACCATGAACAACATCAAAGAGAAACCCTGGCCACCGGAATTCTTGCGTGCGATTGGCGCAATTCCCTGCCCCTATCATCGTTATTTCTACCAGACTAAAGAGATGCTGGAAGAAGAAATAGCTTCCGCCACAGAACATGGAACCCGTGCAGAACAGGTGATGAAAGTGGAGAAGGAGTTGTTTGAACTGTACGCTGACCCGCATCTTGACAGCAAACCCGAGCAACTCAGTTTCCGTGGCGGCTCCTTTTATTCGAAAGTCGCACTGGAACTTATTCGTGCCATTCACAATAATCTCGGTCTGCAATTAATCGTAAATACCGCAAACCGTGGCGCTATTCGCGGTTTGCCGGATGATGCTGTGATAGAAACTAACTGTATCGTTGACGCTCAAGGGGCGCATCCGCTCACTTTCGGTAAATTACCGGAGCCAATGCACGTTTTGACTCAGCAGGTAAAAGCGTATGAACGCCTGACCATTGAAGCAGCCGTTCATGGCGATCGCCGCAGTGGCCTGTTGGCATTGGTAACTAACCCATTGATAGCCAATGCCCAAATTGCCCAACCGCTGTTGGAAGAAGTGCTGGCCATCAACAACGCGTATTTACCGCAGTTTAAATAG
- the ppiA gene encoding peptidylprolyl isomerase A: MFKRTLVTFVALCSLTAMAPAALAAGETRVMLTTSAGNIELALDSQKAPISTKNFIDYVNSGYYNNTVFHRVIPGFMVQGGGFTADMQQKTTGAAIKNEADNGLRNLRGTISMARTADKDSATSQFFLNVADNAFLDHGQRDFGYAVFGKVVKGMEVVDKISQVPTGNVGPYQNVPSKPIVILSAKVLP; this comes from the coding sequence ATGTTCAAACGTACTTTAGTGACTTTCGTTGCGCTGTGTTCCTTGACAGCAATGGCACCAGCGGCATTGGCTGCCGGTGAAACCCGCGTCATGCTGACCACTTCGGCAGGGAATATCGAATTAGCTCTCGACAGCCAGAAGGCTCCCATCTCGACCAAGAACTTCATTGACTACGTGAACAGTGGTTATTACAACAACACGGTTTTTCACCGCGTGATCCCTGGCTTTATGGTACAGGGCGGTGGTTTTACTGCGGATATGCAGCAGAAAACGACCGGTGCGGCGATTAAAAATGAAGCTGATAACGGTTTGCGTAACCTGCGTGGCACCATTTCCATGGCGCGTACTGCGGATAAAGACAGTGCGACCAGCCAGTTTTTCCTGAACGTGGCAGACAATGCTTTCCTTGATCACGGCCAGCGTGATTTTGGCTATGCGGTGTTTGGCAAAGTGGTGAAAGGTATGGAGGTAGTGGATAAGATTTCCCAGGTGCCTACGGGTAATGTGGGCCCCTATCAGAATGTGCCAAGTAAACCGATTGTCATTCTTTCGGCCAAAGTGTTGCCATAA
- a CDS encoding aminodeoxychorismate synthase component II: MLLLIDNYDSFTYNLYQYFCELGAEVLVKRNDELQLADIERLAPQHLVISPGPCTPNEAGISLAAIRYFAGKLPILGVCLGHQALGQAFGADVIRARDVMHGKTSAIRHHHQGVFSGLNDPLSVTRYHSLVLDAATLPSCFEVTAWSERNGKQDEIMGIRHRTLALEGVQFHPESILSEQGHQLLDNFLKN, from the coding sequence ATGCTGCTGCTGATCGATAACTACGACTCTTTTACTTATAACCTTTATCAGTATTTCTGCGAACTGGGCGCTGAAGTGTTGGTGAAGCGTAATGATGAACTGCAACTGGCCGATATCGAACGGTTGGCTCCGCAGCATTTAGTGATTTCCCCTGGCCCTTGCACGCCCAACGAAGCCGGTATTTCACTGGCGGCGATCCGTTATTTTGCTGGAAAACTGCCGATCCTTGGTGTGTGCCTTGGGCACCAGGCGCTCGGACAGGCATTTGGTGCCGATGTGATTCGTGCCCGTGACGTGATGCACGGTAAAACTTCGGCTATTCGCCATCATCATCAGGGTGTATTTAGCGGCCTGAATGACCCGCTGAGCGTGACCCGTTACCATTCGCTGGTGTTGGATGCTGCGACGTTGCCAAGCTGTTTTGAGGTTACTGCCTGGAGTGAACGGAACGGTAAGCAGGACGAAATCATGGGTATTCGCCACCGGACGCTGGCGCTGGAAGGTGTGCAGTTCCACCCGGAAAGTATCCTTAGCGAGCAAGGTCACCAACTTCTGGATAATTTTCTTAAAAATTAG
- the argD gene encoding bifunctional acetylornithine/succinyldiaminopimelate transaminase: protein MTEKTAVDRSTFDQVILPVYAPAQFVPVKGQGSRVWDQQGKEYIDFSGGIAVTALGHCHPALVAALKQQGETLWHTSNVFTNEPALRLATKLINATFADRVFFANSGAEANEAAFKLARHYAISRHSPYKTKIIAFHHAFHGRTLFTVSVGGQAKYSDGFGPKPADIVHVPFNDLAAVKAVIDDHTCAVVMEPIQGEGGITPADAAFLQGVRELCDKYQALLVFDEVQSGMGRSGKLFTYMHYGIAPDILTTAKALGGGFPVSAMLTTEEIASVMHVGTHGTTYGGNPLACAVAEAALDVINTPEVLSGIEHRHELYVQALRKIGEKYQIFSDIRGMGLLIGAELTAEYHGKARDFLTAAAARGLMILNAGPDVIRFAPSLVVELKDIDEGMARFELAVQDVINA, encoded by the coding sequence ATGACCGAAAAAACCGCAGTTGACCGTAGCACTTTTGATCAGGTTATCTTGCCTGTTTATGCGCCAGCTCAGTTTGTGCCAGTGAAAGGCCAAGGCAGCCGCGTGTGGGATCAGCAAGGGAAAGAGTATATCGATTTCTCTGGTGGTATTGCTGTTACTGCGTTGGGGCACTGCCATCCTGCTTTGGTCGCCGCGCTGAAACAGCAGGGTGAAACGCTGTGGCATACCAGCAATGTCTTCACCAATGAGCCTGCATTGCGGTTGGCGACCAAACTGATCAACGCCACGTTTGCCGATCGCGTCTTTTTTGCTAACTCGGGGGCAGAGGCTAATGAAGCGGCCTTTAAACTGGCACGCCATTATGCCATCAGCCGTCACAGCCCTTACAAAACCAAGATTATTGCTTTTCATCATGCTTTTCATGGCCGCACGCTGTTTACGGTTTCCGTTGGCGGGCAGGCGAAGTATTCCGACGGTTTCGGCCCGAAACCGGCTGATATCGTGCATGTGCCGTTCAACGATCTGGCGGCGGTGAAAGCGGTAATCGACGATCACACCTGTGCCGTGGTGATGGAACCGATCCAGGGTGAAGGTGGGATTACTCCGGCGGATGCAGCCTTCCTGCAAGGGGTGCGTGAACTGTGCGATAAATATCAGGCGTTATTGGTGTTTGATGAAGTGCAAAGTGGCATGGGCCGCAGTGGTAAGTTGTTTACTTATATGCACTACGGTATTGCGCCGGATATCCTCACCACGGCTAAGGCGTTGGGCGGTGGTTTCCCGGTGAGTGCGATGCTGACTACGGAAGAGATCGCGTCTGTCATGCATGTGGGTACTCACGGCACCACCTATGGCGGCAATCCGTTGGCTTGTGCGGTGGCTGAAGCGGCATTGGACGTAATCAATACGCCGGAGGTATTGAGCGGTATTGAACATCGCCATGAGCTGTATGTGCAGGCATTGCGGAAGATCGGTGAAAAATATCAGATCTTCAGTGATATTCGCGGCATGGGCTTGTTGATTGGTGCAGAGCTGACGGCGGAATATCATGGTAAGGCACGGGATTTCCTGACCGCCGCCGCCGCGCGTGGGTTGATGATCCTCAACGCAGGGCCAGACGTGATCCGTTTTGCACCTTCACTGGTGGTGGAGCTGAAAGATATCGATGAAGGTATGGCGCGGTTCGAGCTGGCTGTGCAGGATGTAATTAATGCATAG
- the trpS gene encoding tryptophan--tRNA ligase, with the protein MSKPIVFSGAQPSGELTIGNYMGALRQWVQMQDDYDCIYCIVDLHAITARQDAEKLRKATLDTLALYLACGIDPAKSTIFVQSHVPEHTQLSWVLNCYTYFGELSRMTQFKDKSARYAENINAGLFGYPVLMAADILLYQTNQVPVGEDQKQHLELSRDVSQRFNALYGDVFSVPEPFIPKLGARVMSLQEPTKKMSKSDDNRNNVIGLLEDPSAVTKKIKRAMTDSEEPPVIRYDVANKAGVSNLLDILSGVTGKSIAQLEAEFEGQMYGHLKGAVAEAVSAMLVDLQERYHRFRNDEAFLQQVMRDGAAKARARAQETLSKVYEAVGFVPHP; encoded by the coding sequence ATGAGTAAGCCCATCGTATTTAGCGGCGCGCAGCCGTCTGGTGAATTAACCATTGGCAACTACATGGGTGCACTGCGTCAGTGGGTGCAAATGCAGGACGACTATGATTGCATCTATTGCATTGTTGATCTGCATGCCATTACTGCGCGCCAGGATGCGGAAAAACTGCGTAAAGCTACGCTGGATACGCTGGCGCTGTATCTGGCCTGTGGTATCGATCCGGCAAAAAGCACCATCTTTGTGCAATCCCATGTACCAGAGCATACGCAACTGAGCTGGGTGCTTAATTGCTATACCTATTTCGGTGAACTGAGCCGTATGACCCAGTTTAAAGATAAATCGGCGCGTTATGCTGAAAACATCAACGCGGGCTTGTTTGGCTATCCGGTATTGATGGCGGCAGACATCCTGCTGTATCAAACCAATCAGGTGCCGGTGGGTGAGGATCAGAAACAGCATCTGGAACTGAGCCGTGACGTGAGCCAACGCTTCAACGCACTGTATGGTGACGTATTCAGCGTTCCTGAGCCGTTTATTCCCAAGCTGGGTGCGCGTGTGATGTCACTGCAGGAACCGACCAAGAAGATGTCCAAGTCGGATGATAACCGTAACAACGTGATCGGCCTGTTGGAAGATCCGAGCGCGGTGACCAAAAAGATCAAACGCGCGATGACCGATTCAGAAGAACCACCGGTCATCCGTTACGACGTGGCAAACAAAGCGGGTGTTTCTAATTTGCTGGATATCTTGTCTGGCGTCACCGGTAAAAGCATTGCGCAACTGGAAGCGGAATTTGAAGGCCAGATGTATGGGCACTTGAAGGGGGCGGTCGCAGAGGCGGTTTCTGCCATGTTGGTTGATTTGCAGGAGCGTTATCATCGTTTCCGCAATGACGAAGCTTTCCTACAGCAGGTGATGCGTGATGGCGCGGCAAAAGCCCGTGCTCGCGCACAGGAAACGTTAAGTAAAGTGTATGAGGCCGTGGGGTTTGTACCGCATCCGTAA
- a CDS encoding PTS lactose/cellobiose transporter subunit IIA gives MELLVFAGSARSSALMALQQARAGDFAASAEQMAESKQAVKRAHHIQTQLIGLDEGCGKLPINLITVHAQDHLMNAMVIQDLAVDMIELYRRQAQQEAH, from the coding sequence ATGGAGCTGCTGGTGTTTGCTGGCAGCGCCCGCAGCAGCGCTTTGATGGCCTTGCAACAGGCTCGAGCAGGTGATTTCGCCGCATCGGCTGAACAGATGGCCGAATCAAAACAGGCGGTGAAGCGGGCACACCATATCCAGACTCAGTTGATCGGCCTGGACGAAGGCTGCGGCAAACTGCCTATCAACCTGATTACCGTTCACGCTCAGGATCACCTGATGAATGCCATGGTTATTCAGGATCTGGCCGTCGATATGATTGAGTTATACCGCCGTCAGGCACAGCAGGAGGCTCATTAA